The Patagioenas fasciata isolate bPatFas1 chromosome 3, bPatFas1.hap1, whole genome shotgun sequence genome contains a region encoding:
- the LOC136099366 gene encoding zona pellucida sperm-binding protein 2-like: MKLLLVCVFSYRLLLIGMLISEIWTQEQSGLMSSECLGNLLRITLSAEYFEDKHLTFSVVDRSGIAWELDEAMASQCGYSVTHSNWSNIEFRASALSCHSHFGKDVFTVTIQIKSSRTPDMKNIRTHLKSASCPYGLRSTRELLCESNYMEVSVRREVPQTVKDFVQDEPEDWTFAFPEAKAQEASIWKIVFHQPEEKKAFLVSDAWSAGYGLNTTDTRVLLRIPYTAASIQLVEAQGITFSVVRSSTFYRERWMILMVDTSMACPVDGVDYTNKTIIWTVPKYIQLLSTAATSFKDVLVEAGVDLHKLSAKEMASRKYVLLNDLNAITVKIPIGAEGGYYKTSVNNGQHGTKYAINLFLEHQWEDNKWGQTKYTIIKEIETPFEQAELVITNNSNLGARLMNVTVGTFLPDVELVNLTIEGATVAVPEAVQHGYRTYEIKYANESKAYVIQVQFDAPSIKKEYMKADMRAHTLNVTLVFITHPTSDTFSVPVIAVSAVKDAVLPSARGFCDGRNLHLIITRGNVDQNWLPFISDWNLTLEAVQKYNYSLRDNGTHLAISVPFLSSHLKYEVFHASGIKASLYLTLKDGNTLANKRDFSISCRFSPSALIQCLPNGTVVITAVKVAGVADLDTSLFVLRDRQCKPSLVTEKTATFKFNVNTCGTSRKFNSTTMTYENDVLYFRPGNDTPVYQLKFACLYAIKQTVDVQYESKKNPPPSIKPGFGYLDLSMKLFKDKSYSEPYQKLEYPVVKYLREALYFEVELLQPKDERLELNLHDCWATNSQSQDSLPQWPILINGCENSKDSYRTVFHEVDYSLRVKFPQHLKRFAVIMFTFVQGTTLLQEQLYFHCSVMICSTMQTKTSGFLCPRRCNPGRRRVDRSAEPYPHGQVSSGAVLVRKENN, from the exons ATGAAGCTGTTGCTAGTCTGTGTCTTCTCTTACAGGTTGTTACTAATAGGGATGTTAATCTCTGAAATATGGACCCAAGAGCAATCAG GACTCATGAGTTCAGAGTGCTTGGGGAACCTTTTGCGTATAACGCTGAGTGCCGAATATTTTGAGGACAAACACTTAACTTTTTCTGTTGTTG ATCGATCTGGCATAGCCTGGGAGCTGGATGAGGCCATGGCATCACAGTGTGGCTATTCAGTAACTCACAGCAACTGGAGTAACATCGAGTTCCGTGCATCTGCACTAAGCTGCCATTCTCACTTTGGG AAAGATGTGTTCACAGTAACTATACAAATCAAATCATCTCGTACTCCTGATATGAAAAATATTAGAACTCATCTGAAAAGTGCAAGTTGTCCTTATGGTCTGCGCAGTACCAGAGAGTTACTATGTGAAAGTAACTACATGGAG GTTTCTGTCAGGAGGGAGGTTCCACAGACTGTAAAAGACTTTGTTCAAGATGAGCCTGAGGACTGGACTTTTGCCTTTCCAGAG GCAAAAGCACAAGAAGCCTCAATATGGAAAATAGTGTTTCAtcagccagaggaaaaaaaggcgTTTCTTGTAAGCGATGCTTGGAGTGCAGGTTATGGACTCAACACCACGGACACCAGAGTTCTGCTGCGAATACCATACACTGCTGCGTCAATTCAACTGGTCGAG GCTCAGGGAATTACCTTTTCTGTGGTGAGATCAAGTACCTTTTACAGAGAGCGATGGATGATCCTGATGGTGGATACTTCCATGGCGTGTCCTGTAG ATGGTGTGGACTACACTAACAAAACAATCATCTGGACTGTTCCAAAATATATTCAACTGCTCTCTACTGCAGCAACTAGTTTTAAGGATGTGCTTGTTGAAGCTGGTGTGGATCTACACAAACTTTCTGCCAAAGAAATGGCTTCCAGGAAATATGTGTTATTGAATGACTTAAATGCAATTACAGTGAAGATACCAATAGGTGCAGAAGGTGGCTATTATAAG ACTTCGGTGAACAATGGACAGCATGGGACAAAATATGCCATTAACTTATTCTTGGAACATCAGTGGGAAGATAACAAATGGGGACAAACAAAATATACTATCATCAAGGAAATAGAAACACCATTTGAACAAGCAGAACTTGTTATAACCAACA ACTCCAATCTCGGTGCAAGGCTAATGAATGTGACAGTGGGAACGTTCCTCCCAGATGTGGAGCTTGTGAACTTAACCATTGAGGGGGCAACTGTTGCTGTACCTGAAGCTGTTCAGCATGGATATCGAACATATGAGATCAAATATGCTAATGAAAGCAAAGCCTATGTAATCCAAGTCCAATTTGATGCACCAAGCATTAAGAAAGAG TACATGAAAGCAGACATGAGAGCACACACCCTGAATGTCACACTTGTGTTCATAACCCATCCAACAAGCGACACCTTCAGTGTCCCAGTCATAGCAGTGTCAGCTGTTAAAGATGCAG TACTACCCAGTGCAAGAGGATTTTGTGATGGGAGGAACCTTCATCTCATCATCACTCGTGGGAATGTGGACCAAAACTGGCTGCCCTTCATCTCAGACTGGAACCTCACCCTGGAGGCTGTGCAGAAGTACAATTACAGCCTGAGGGACAATGGCACTCACTTGGCAATCtctgttcctttcctttcttcccatCTGAAATATGAG GTTTTTCATGCTTCTGGAATAAAGGCTTCACTCTACTTAACCTTGAAGGATGGCAACACCTTGGCTAATAAGAGGGATTTCTCAATTTCCTGCAGATTTTCACCTTCAGCACTAATAC AGTGCCTACCCAATGGCACTGTGGTTATTACTGCAGTGAAAGTGGCAGGAGTTGCAGACCTGGACACCAGCCTGTTTGTCTTGAGGGATAGACAGTGCAAACCCAGTCTAGTGACAGAGAAGACTGCAACCTTCAAGTTCAATGTGAACACTTGTGGAACAAGTAGAAAG TTCAATAGTACAACTATGACATATGAAAACGATGTACTCTATTTCAGACCTGGCAATGATACACCAGTATACCA ACTGAAATTTGCATGCTTGTATGCAATCAAGCAGACTGTTGATGTCCAGTATGAATCTAAGAAGAACCCACCACCCAGTATTAAGCCAGGGTTTGGCTATCTTGATCTTTCAATGAAGCTTTTCAAAG ACAAATCCTATTCAGAGCCCTACCAGAAACTGGAATATCCTGTGGTAAAATACCTGAGAGAAGCACTGTATTTTGAAGTTGAACTGCTCCAGCCTAAAGATGAGAGGCTGGAGCTAAACCTGCATGACTGCTGGGCTACGAACTCCCAAAGCCAGGACAGCCTTCCACAGTGGCCCATCCTTATAAATGG GTGTGAAAACAGCAAAGACTCCtacagaactgtcttccatgaagTTGATTATAGCCTCAGAGTAAAATTTCCTCAGCACTTAAAGAGATTTGCAGTGATTATGTTCACCTTTGTACAAGGCACAACTCTGTTACAAGAGCAG CTGTATTTCCACTGCAGTGTGATGATATGCAGCACTATGCAGACAAAGACTTCAGGCTTTCTTTGTCCAAGGAGATGCAATCCTGGGAGACGCAGAGTTG ACCGCAGTGCAGAACCATATCCACATGGGCAAGTGTCATCTGGAGCAGTACTTGTTAGGAAGGAGAACAACTAG